One genomic segment of Chlamydiales bacterium STE3 includes these proteins:
- a CDS encoding Sodium/alanine symporter AgcS (Product derived from UniProtKB/Swiss-Prot:Q6LX42;Gene name derived from UniProtKB/Swiss-Prot:Q6LX42), whose protein sequence is MEHLDELLKGFRDFVWGPPLLLLLLGTGLYLTFLLRGVQFRYFLYAFKQIYAEQNKNSEGDINPYESLMTSLAGAIGTGSIVGVSTAIYVGGVGALFWMWVTAVLGMATKYAESLLAIKYRNIDARGEMIGGPMEYIEKGLKMKWMAALFAFLGCLAAFGTGNLVQVNSIADALNSVWQIDPWISGLILAIITGVVIIGGIRSIGQVAGIIVPFMALMYVGGGMIILCVKWQKVPIAFVSILTSALDIQSLSGGFLGSSLMMAIQAGVSRSVFSNEAGLGISSIAAAAARTDSPGRQAMITMTGALFSTLIVCTITGLVLIVTDTVGAQSQGGVALAINAFSSILPGGEYIVTIGLILFAFTTVLAWAYYGEKCFEYLLGEKSVFFFRLIFCVLVIPGAALKLEVAWYFADIANGLMAIPNLIALVGLSKVIVNETSDFLKIIAQERLIIS, encoded by the coding sequence ATGGAACATCTAGATGAGCTTTTAAAAGGCTTTAGAGATTTTGTCTGGGGACCGCCCTTATTATTGCTTCTCTTAGGAACGGGCCTTTACCTTACTTTTCTTTTGCGCGGAGTGCAATTTAGGTATTTTTTATACGCTTTTAAGCAAATTTATGCAGAACAGAATAAGAATTCTGAAGGGGATATTAATCCTTATGAATCTTTAATGACCTCTTTAGCTGGAGCTATTGGAACAGGCTCGATTGTAGGTGTCTCTACGGCAATTTATGTAGGGGGAGTAGGTGCCCTTTTTTGGATGTGGGTGACTGCGGTACTAGGAATGGCAACGAAATATGCTGAGTCACTTCTTGCGATTAAGTACCGCAATATTGATGCAAGGGGGGAAATGATTGGTGGTCCCATGGAGTACATCGAAAAAGGGCTTAAAATGAAATGGATGGCAGCTCTATTTGCTTTTTTGGGCTGTCTTGCGGCTTTCGGTACAGGAAACCTTGTACAAGTTAATTCAATTGCTGATGCTTTAAATAGTGTTTGGCAGATTGATCCTTGGATTTCTGGTTTGATTCTTGCCATCATCACTGGGGTTGTAATTATTGGGGGAATTAGGTCCATCGGGCAAGTTGCCGGTATTATTGTTCCTTTTATGGCATTGATGTATGTCGGCGGTGGAATGATAATCTTATGTGTAAAATGGCAAAAAGTTCCGATTGCCTTTGTATCTATTTTAACTTCCGCTTTGGATATTCAATCTCTTAGTGGAGGGTTTTTGGGATCTTCTTTAATGATGGCAATCCAAGCAGGTGTCTCACGCAGTGTTTTCTCCAATGAAGCCGGTTTGGGCATTTCTTCTATTGCTGCAGCTGCGGCTCGTACGGACTCTCCGGGGAGGCAGGCAATGATTACGATGACAGGTGCTTTATTTTCCACTTTAATTGTCTGCACAATTACAGGCTTAGTCCTTATTGTTACAGATACGGTAGGTGCTCAATCTCAAGGAGGGGTTGCATTGGCGATCAATGCCTTTTCCTCAATTCTCCCTGGTGGAGAGTACATCGTTACAATTGGACTTATTTTGTTCGCCTTTACCACTGTTCTTGCTTGGGCATACTACGGCGAAAAATGTTTTGAATACTTACTAGGGGAAAAATCCGTTTTTTTCTTTCGCCTTATTTTTTGCGTTTTAGTGATTCCTGGAGCAGCTTTAAAATTAGAAGTGGCCTGGTATTTTGCAGATATCGCTAATGGACTTATGGCAATTCCTAATTTGATTGCTTTAGTTGGCTTGTCAAAAGTCATAGTCAACGAAACGAGCGATTTCTTAAAAATTATTGCACAAGAAAGACTTATAATCTCATAA
- a CDS encoding Sodium/alanine symporter AgcS (Product derived from UniProtKB/Swiss-Prot:Q6LX42;Gene name derived from UniProtKB/Swiss-Prot:Q6LX42): MMTVLSHNAVDLLENIYRLVWGMPMLILIMGVGVYLTILLKGLQFRYLWYALKLAFGRQHHHEGKGDITHFQSLMTALAATIGIGNIAGVATAMTVGGKGALFWMWICALIGMSTKYAEAILAVKFRKVDQKGEMCGGPMYFIEGGLKWRWLAGSFALFGAIAALGGGNMIQANSVADVVSKMFAVPHSISGIVLAILTGLTILGGIKSIGKVASFLVPFMAILYISGGLFIVLINYERVPEAMMSILYHAFNEQAAFGAFLGSSVMMAIQVGVSRGLMTSEAGLGTASIAAAAAKTDLPGRQALVSMTGSFLATIVMCTVTGLVLGVTEVFGTTDANGKILNGAAMTLAAFESTFALGGYVVTIGLLLFAFTTLLGWAYYGEKCVEYLFGERCIPLYRFLFIICIIPGAILQLEIVWKISDITNGLMAFPNLIGLCALSTVVKSETVSFLKIVAEEKKKDRKLFEVQALK; encoded by the coding sequence ATGATGACTGTTCTAAGCCACAATGCGGTTGATCTTTTAGAAAATATCTATCGATTAGTGTGGGGAATGCCAATGCTCATTCTAATTATGGGAGTAGGTGTATATTTAACAATTCTTCTAAAAGGGCTGCAATTTCGTTACCTATGGTATGCGTTAAAATTAGCTTTTGGACGCCAACATCATCATGAAGGTAAGGGTGATATCACCCATTTTCAATCTTTAATGACAGCTCTCGCTGCAACAATTGGTATAGGAAACATTGCCGGTGTTGCGACTGCGATGACTGTCGGTGGAAAAGGAGCCCTTTTCTGGATGTGGATTTGTGCCCTGATTGGCATGTCAACAAAGTATGCTGAAGCGATTCTAGCTGTGAAATTTCGTAAAGTGGACCAGAAGGGGGAAATGTGTGGTGGTCCTATGTACTTTATTGAAGGTGGGCTAAAATGGCGTTGGCTAGCAGGAAGCTTTGCTTTATTCGGGGCAATTGCGGCTCTTGGTGGTGGTAATATGATTCAAGCTAATTCTGTAGCGGATGTTGTGTCTAAAATGTTTGCTGTACCACATTCTATTTCAGGAATTGTGCTCGCTATCTTAACAGGTCTAACGATTTTGGGCGGAATTAAAAGCATCGGAAAGGTAGCGTCGTTTTTAGTGCCGTTTATGGCTATTCTCTATATTAGTGGGGGGCTTTTTATCGTCCTCATCAATTATGAGCGCGTGCCTGAAGCGATGATGTCAATTCTCTACCATGCTTTTAATGAGCAAGCAGCCTTCGGTGCTTTTCTTGGATCTAGCGTGATGATGGCCATCCAGGTTGGAGTTAGTCGGGGATTGATGACGAGTGAAGCAGGCCTAGGAACGGCCTCCATTGCAGCTGCCGCTGCTAAAACAGACTTACCTGGTCGACAGGCTTTAGTCTCTATGACAGGAAGTTTTTTAGCAACGATTGTGATGTGCACTGTTACAGGGCTTGTTCTTGGTGTAACGGAAGTATTTGGAACAACTGATGCCAATGGAAAAATCTTGAACGGTGCAGCAATGACATTGGCGGCATTTGAATCTACCTTTGCATTAGGCGGGTATGTTGTGACAATAGGCTTATTGCTATTTGCTTTCACCACTTTATTAGGATGGGCATACTATGGGGAAAAATGTGTGGAGTATCTTTTTGGGGAAAGATGCATCCCGCTTTATCGCTTTCTCTTCATCATTTGCATCATCCCAGGCGCCATCTTACAACTCGAAATTGTATGGAAAATTTCAGATATTACAAACGGCTTAATGGCTTTTCCAAATCTTATAGGGCTTTGTGCTCTTTCTACGGTTGTGAAAAGTGAAACGGTATCGTTCTTAAAAATCGTTGCCGAAGAAAAGAAAAAAGATCGTAAGCTTTTCGAAGTCCAGGCTTTAAAATGA